In Spirochaetaceae bacterium, a single genomic region encodes these proteins:
- a CDS encoding ABC transporter ATP-binding protein, translated as MRFGGIRAVDGASLTIERGAITGLIGPNGAGKTTLFNVIAGVHRPTAGHVYLDGEEITGLQPHELFAKGVLRTFQIAHEFSTLTVRENLMTVPGGQSGERLPNVWLRPGRVRAEEAALRTRAEEVIEFLKLDAVADELAGNLSGGQKKLVELGRTMMAQPRVVLLDEVGAGVNRTLLKEISGAILRLNLHRGYTFCIIEHDMELISLLCDPVIVMVEGKVLTQGSAPEVQSDERVVEAYLGSGSVTRDGRSVEPRA; from the coding sequence ATGCGCTTCGGCGGCATCCGTGCCGTCGACGGCGCGTCGCTCACCATCGAGCGCGGCGCCATCACCGGCCTGATCGGCCCCAACGGCGCCGGCAAGACGACCCTGTTCAACGTCATCGCCGGCGTGCACCGGCCCACTGCCGGGCACGTGTACCTGGATGGCGAAGAGATCACCGGGCTGCAGCCGCACGAGTTGTTCGCCAAGGGAGTGCTGCGCACCTTCCAGATCGCGCACGAATTCTCCACGCTGACGGTCAGAGAGAATCTGATGACCGTGCCGGGCGGCCAGTCCGGCGAGCGCTTGCCCAACGTGTGGCTTCGGCCCGGCAGGGTTCGCGCCGAGGAGGCCGCGCTACGCACCAGGGCGGAGGAGGTGATCGAGTTCCTGAAGCTCGATGCCGTGGCGGACGAACTCGCCGGCAACCTGTCGGGCGGGCAAAAGAAGCTGGTCGAACTCGGGCGCACCATGATGGCCCAGCCGCGCGTGGTGCTGCTCGACGAGGTCGGCGCCGGGGTCAACCGCACTCTGCTCAAGGAGATCTCCGGCGCCATTCTGCGCCTCAATCTGCATCGCGGTTACACGTTCTGCATCATCGAGCACGACATGGAGCTGATCTCCCTGCTCTGCGACCCGGTCATCGTCATGGTGGAGGGAAAGGTGCTGACCCAGGGATCGGCTCCCGAGGTGCAGTCCGACGAGCGGGTAGTCGAGGCGTACCTCGGCTCCGGGTCGGTGACCCGCGACGGGCGCAGCGTGGAACCCCGGGCATGA
- a CDS encoding ABC transporter ATP-binding protein has product MSLLEGEALTGGYGGPDILRGCSVAVDEGEIAVVVGPNGAGKSTAMKALFGLLNLRAGSVHLAGEEITALAPQARARRGMGFVPQTDNVFRSMTVQENLEMGAFIRGDDISGTLNEVYRLFPVLREKRRQPAGELSGGQRQQVAIGRALMNRPRVLMLDEPTAGVSPIVTKELFECIVDIASGGVAVLIVEQNARQALALADTGFVLVQGRNRHTGPGGELLADPEIRRSFLGG; this is encoded by the coding sequence ATGAGCTTGTTGGAGGGCGAGGCGCTGACCGGCGGTTACGGCGGTCCCGACATTCTGCGCGGCTGTTCGGTGGCCGTGGACGAGGGGGAGATCGCGGTAGTGGTGGGGCCCAACGGCGCCGGCAAGTCGACCGCCATGAAGGCGCTGTTCGGGCTGCTGAACCTGCGCGCCGGCAGCGTGCATCTTGCCGGCGAGGAGATCACCGCGCTGGCGCCGCAGGCGAGGGCGCGCAGGGGCATGGGCTTTGTGCCGCAGACCGACAACGTGTTCCGGTCGATGACCGTGCAGGAGAACCTGGAGATGGGCGCGTTCATCCGCGGCGACGACATCTCCGGCACCTTGAACGAGGTGTACCGCCTGTTCCCGGTGCTGCGGGAAAAGCGCCGCCAGCCGGCGGGCGAGCTGTCCGGCGGCCAGCGCCAGCAGGTGGCGATCGGGCGCGCATTGATGAACCGGCCGCGCGTGCTGATGCTCGACGAGCCCACCGCCGGCGTGTCGCCCATCGTCACCAAGGAGCTGTTCGAATGCATCGTCGACATCGCCTCCGGCGGCGTCGCGGTCCTCATCGTCGAGCAGAATGCCCGCCAGGCGCTGGCACTGGCCGATACCGGGTTCGTGCTGGTGCAGGGCCGCAACCGCCACACCGGCCCGGGCGGCGAACTGCTGGCGGACCCCGAGATTCGCCGCTCCTTTCTGGGAGGCTGA